A genomic stretch from Lathyrus oleraceus cultivar Zhongwan6 chromosome 2, CAAS_Psat_ZW6_1.0, whole genome shotgun sequence includes:
- the LOC127122662 gene encoding uncharacterized protein LOC127122662, translating into MMPYVPVNPALQYVQFGAPLAPNAQNEGQFSQVMNVVPQIVPHASQIVISNVILDRPADYHMLDDKIRAIEGFSAFGMDARDLCLVPNVVLPQKFKILDFPKYRGLSCPRSHVTMYCRKMASYIDNNDLLIHCFQDGLSGASLDLLELHNQSQKYNETFKEYAYRWPEMASWGLYFEKMIGSSPSIFADIVTIGEIIENGVKSRKITDIVSQPAVNKKPQGSFSKKKEGETSDVAENVHPQ; encoded by the exons ATGATGCCTTATGTACCTGTCAATCCTGCACTTCAGTATGTGCAATTTGGGGCACCTCTAGCTCCTAATGCTCAGAATGAAGGGCAATTCTCTCAGGTTATGAATGTTGTTCCTCAAATCGTCCCTCATG CTAGTCAGATCGTTATTTCAAATGTTATTCTGGATAGGCCAGCGGACTATCATATGCTAGACGACAAAATCAGGGCTATAGAGGGTTTCTCAGCTTTCGGTATGGATGCTAGAGACTtgtgtttggttccaaatgtggTGCTTCCTCAAAAGTTCAAGATACTAGATTTTCCAAAATACAGAGGATTGAGCTGTCCTCGGAGTCATGTCACGATGTATTGCAGAAAGATGGCATCCTACATTGATAACAATGACTTACTGATTCATTGTTTCCAAGACGGTCTTTCAGGGGCTTCCTTGGATTT GTTGGAATTGCATAATCAATCTCAGAAGTATAATgaaacgtttaaagagtatgcttATAGGTGGCCTGAAATGGCTTCTTGG GGGTTGTATTTTGAGAAGATGATTGGTAGCTCCCCATCCATATTTGCAGATATTGTGACCATCGGAGAAATAATTGAGAATGGGGTTAAATCTAGAAAAATTACGGATATTGTTTCTCAGCCAGCTGTGAATAAGAAACCACAAGGTAGCTTttcgaagaagaaagaaggtgAGACAAGTGATGTGGCGGAAAATGTTCACCCTCAGTAA